A genomic stretch from Phycisphaerae bacterium includes:
- a CDS encoding AAA family ATPase, producing MSRVNTTLFGKTGHAGCRVVVTGQVGVEKKAFLEQVVQIAERKGHRLTLCNVGDMMYKEAPDVVRGRILDLPRTRLNTLRRAVFKDILSTAEKTENVIVNTHATFRWKHGLFEAFDFDHMSSFNADLYVTLVDNLDAVHERLLRDHDIIHTLKDIMVWREEEILATEILAHSIGGHGRYYVLARGHGAGTAESLVRLMFETETKKIYPSFPMSHVMDMPETLAEIDGFRDSLAEHFICFDPGDLDEKRLLFEAAEATKRGEQSITLDVNGRKVPFNVTDVSSVARDIDSQIYARDFKLIDQSDMIVSYIPETPSGFPGLSSGVERELQHAWEGTKEVYVIWRPKKDPSPFVTETATRVFTTVEQLFKHFQSKGYLGDYQLNLLRSAAPKDRGRFG from the coding sequence ATGAGCCGCGTGAACACCACTCTTTTTGGCAAGACCGGTCACGCCGGGTGCCGCGTCGTTGTGACGGGGCAGGTCGGCGTGGAGAAGAAGGCGTTTCTCGAACAGGTCGTCCAGATTGCCGAGCGCAAGGGGCATCGCCTGACGCTCTGCAACGTCGGCGACATGATGTACAAGGAGGCGCCGGACGTCGTGCGGGGGCGGATTCTCGATCTGCCGCGGACGCGTCTCAACACCCTCCGCCGGGCGGTATTCAAGGATATCCTCTCCACCGCGGAGAAGACCGAGAACGTCATCGTCAATACGCACGCCACGTTTCGCTGGAAGCACGGTCTCTTCGAGGCCTTCGACTTCGATCACATGTCGTCTTTCAACGCCGATCTTTATGTGACGCTGGTGGACAATCTCGACGCCGTTCACGAGCGGCTCCTCCGCGATCACGACATCATCCATACCCTCAAGGACATCATGGTCTGGCGCGAGGAGGAGATCCTCGCGACAGAGATTCTGGCGCACAGCATCGGCGGTCACGGCCGGTATTACGTCCTGGCCCGCGGTCACGGCGCGGGGACGGCCGAGTCGCTCGTGCGGCTCATGTTTGAGACGGAAACCAAGAAGATCTACCCCAGCTTCCCCATGTCGCACGTCATGGACATGCCCGAGACGCTGGCGGAGATTGACGGCTTCCGCGACAGCCTCGCCGAGCATTTCATCTGCTTCGATCCTGGCGACCTGGACGAAAAGCGGCTGTTGTTCGAAGCGGCCGAGGCCACGAAGCGCGGCGAACAGTCCATCACGCTGGACGTCAACGGCCGAAAAGTCCCGTTCAACGTGACGGACGTCTCGAGCGTCGCGCGGGACATCGACAGCCAGATTTACGCCCGCGATTTCAAGCTGATCGACCAGTCGGACATGATCGTGAGCTACATCCCCGAAACGCCGAGCGGCTTCCCCGGTCTGTCCTCCGGCGTCGAGCGCGAGCTTCAGCACGCCTGGGAAGGCACAAAGGAAGTCTACGTCATCTGGCGGCCGAAAAAGGATCCCTCGCCCTTCGTGACCGAGACGGCCACGCGGGTCTTCACGACCGTGGAACAACTCTTCAAGCACTTCCAGTCCAAGGGCTACCTGGGCGACTATCAGCTCAACCTGCTGCGCTCCGCCGCGCCGAAGGATCGCGGTCGGTTCGGGTAG